Below is a window of Manis javanica isolate MJ-LG chromosome 2, MJ_LKY, whole genome shotgun sequence DNA.
GGCTGTCAAAGGTATAAGTAATATTCTGCTCTTAGAGCAAGGAGGTGAGTACACGTGTATCCTTAAACTGTACATTTACTTTACCTGCTCTGGAGAAAATGAAAGTCGAGAAAGTGGAGACCATATACGTAGACAAATCTTTCTGAAGAGCCTTGATCTTGATTGGAGCAAAAAGACATGAGCAGATGGGGAAAAATGTGGATGTTGGGAGATGTTTGTTTTGCTCTTATGCTTTTTAAGATATGAATAGAGAGAGCATCTGAATGGCATAGAGAGATTCCATTAAATGggagaaactgaagaaacaggagagaagaaaactgaTGAGGCAAAGCATTTGAGTGCTCAGAAGGGAACAGAATCTAAGGCACACCTGAAGACACTGGCCAATGAAAGGAGAAGGAATATGACCTAATTCAAGCAAGGGGGAGTAGACAGGACAGAATCAGGTACAACAGATTTACATATTTGATGGCTGGAAACTGAGGTATGTCACATCTGATGGTTTGTTCCTCTTGAATGAGGCAAAGTTGTTAGTTGAAAAGAAAGGGCCAGGACTAGTTTTGTGCACAAATAAAGGTGTTCCAAGAGCTAATAGTTTTGGACAGTGAGAGAAGAAACTCACCAGATATACGCAGGTGCTCTCTTACCTGTTGGACATTTCTCCTTACCTGTTTTCCTGGTCTCTGCTGGGTATatacttctgtttccttttcacCTAGAAAATCTTCTCATCCTTCAAGGCTCACGCCAACCTCTCTGTGAAACCTTTTCTGACTATTCCATGgtaatcttttccttttaaactttaCTGCACTGGACTATATCACTTGGTTTTCACTGACTCATGAACTATCttgcaataataataattcttttgTGTTGTACATGATTTGTGTGTTGTCCCCTTAACTATAGTTCTCAAGGGCAGAAATCATGTTTTTAAACACTGTCCCCCCCTACCATTTTTAGAAAAGTAGCACATTTTCATGCACACAGTGAACATTTAGATGCATTTTCTAAATATGTCATCTACTGAAACAAGTATcctcaaacaaaaatgaaaaaataactaaGACGTATATGAATAAGCAAACTTTGAATGCTCCATTATTTTCTTGGTTTCCAATTTTTGGTTTTAGACCTTACTTTCTGAAATTAAGCCAGAGATCAAATGTTAACACataattcttccttaaatttgAAACACAGTTTTTGCTCATTAAACTACAAAAACGCTTTCTTTACAACTTTCAGTGTGTTTCTTCATGGGAGTGGTTCTCCCAGAAAATGAAGCAGGATGTTATGAGTAAAGACAAATTATGTTAGGAATGCCATCTTGTGGTTGAGAGTAGTCCATTACACTAACAGGTCCTTTCAATGGCAATCTTTAATTCAGAAATAAAGCATACAGTAAATTCACAAATGTAGATCATGGTTAAAAAGTACTGTTactatgaagaaagaaaaattaaatatgtgcATCAGTTGCGTGGTTTTAGTTGCCAAGAAATACAATGTTCATTGAAGAGACACATTCAACAAATTATATAGGTAAGGACTCAAATAATACAGGGAATCTGCTACCTAAAATCATAAATATACCTCTTTAAGACTATTCAAGTACTCTGAATCTTGAAAAACTTTTCTCTTGAAAGAggtaagtaattttatttctgtatccacTATTAAGTAGTTTTGTGGATTATTTAATTCTGCATTTAAATCAGTGTCTCTTGATATATCATCCTAGCTCTAAACATCCAAAGAGGGGTGAAGGACAGAGCATATATCTGATTTGGATGGTGCAGAATACACATAATTGTAGTCCAAAATCAAGTTTGAAGAGAGCTAAAAAAAAACACTGTCATAACAGATGAGCTTACTACTTCCTCCACAGAAGTTTAGACACGAGTGGTAAATTATCTTTGTACTCAATATAGAACTAGCAATGGTTACAGATGTAGTACTTAACAATCATACTCAAATATTTAAATTGCCCAATTGAGTATCGCACATCTTGGGTCCACTTAAAAGTAGGCGTGAGGGAGTGGAAACTTATTATCCCTCATGAGTGCAAAGCACAGTGCAACAGCACAAGAGTTCATGCACTATGCTATCTTTTTGTCATTTCTAGATTAAGGATCCATCTTATTAAGGTCCAATGTTTACGCATAGAGATTAGACTATTGAAATTCCAAGATAATAGatcttacatatatatttacatataaaacaaaatgctTTCACATTCCAAGTCAACTTTTGTGATTTATTACTGCATGCTTATCACCAGAAAAATACTGTCCTCAGAAATTTTTATAAGAACCAATTTAGTATCAGTTTTTCCACATGACTCTTCATGACATTCTCATCAGCTTCACAGACCTGGTACTCCATCTTCTCTTGctgctttgttctttctaatAAAGCCTCATGTGGTGGAGGTAATGCATTGTATGAACTCAGTAAATAAAGCTGACTTAATGAAGTGTGGTTTATCTCCTTAATTTGGAAAGCCTGCATGATAGCAGGTGCAAACTTTGAGTAATGAGCTGTAGATGAGACAATCACCGGGCAGGTTTTGTCTTGCATCCTGTCTGCAACCACTTTTGCAACAGCAGTGTGTGGATCCAAAATATACCCTGAAGTATTGTAGGTGGAGTGAATAGCTGCTAGGCACTCTGCCTCAGAGCACCAGCCGGCTACAAAATCATGCTGAAGTTTCTCAACTAGCTTCTTTTCTATCTGGAAGTGATGCTGCTCTTCTAATTGATTAAATAATTTTGTCATTAATTGTCCATCATTATTAGCCATTAAGTGTAAATGTCGTTCCAGGTTTGAAGATTTGAGAATATCTATTGCTGGTGAAAAGGTTTGTGctaattttctttcccttagATCATAATGTCCTGTTTTTATAAAATCAGTCAAAACATGGTTCTGATTAGAGGCACAAATAAATTTTCGAATAGGGATTCCCATCATTTTGGCATATACTGCCGCTAAAATGTTACCAAAGTTTCCTGTGGGAATACAGACATCGACAGGGCttccaaaagaaataaatccttggCTAACAAGATCAAGATATGCAGAAGCATGATAAACTACTTGGGGAAGCAGTCGGCCCCAGTTCATGGAATTTGCTGAACTTAAGATTGTTCCATATTCCACGGTAAGAAAGCCAGTAAAATcagaatctttaaaaattcttttcagtGCTGTCTGGCAAAAATCAAAATCTGACTTGACACCCACTGCCCACCCATTTTCTTTTTGACTGCCAATTAtttgtgctttttgaaaatcactTAGTCCATTCTCAGGAAAAAATGTGGCCACAGCTATTCTTTGCTTGTCATTCTTACTAAGATGACTAAAACCATTTAAGACTGCACTCCCTGTGTCTCCTGAAGTAGCTACAAGTATCATGTAATTGCAACTTGGTGGAATACAGTATGCAAAGAGATGAGGCATAAGCTGTAAAGACAAATCTTTAAATGATCCTGTTGGTCCATGAAACAGTTCCAGGATGAATTGGTTGCCTGAAAGGTGCCTGACAGGGGCAATTTTTGAGCAGGCAAAGTTTTCTCCATAAGCAGTTTCAATCATTTCTCCCAAAGTCGCAGCAGGTATGTCAGCAGGATGTATACACTTTTCCAGGAGTATTTGTGCTCTTTCTACATATGTTGCTCCTACTAGGCCTTTCCACTCTCTACAGTTTAATTTTGGAAACTCCTTCTCAGGAACAAAGAGTCCACCATCAGAAGCCAGCCCCTCAATCACAGCTTCGCTAAAGAATTTTGTTGAAACCTTCTGTTCACAGTTTTTAGGCGAAATATGTCTTGTTGAGATGAATGTTTCTGAGTCTACATCTTGGTATCTTTTAACTGAATCAAGCACTTTGTCAGCTACTTCCTCTGTGGAAGCCCCGCTTTCACAAAAAACACGAGTATCATACCACTTCTTATAATACTGTCTTCTAAATTTAAGTAAGTCTTTCATAGATGTTTCAGAATTCTGACCTACAATCCTATCTATTTTCATTAACTTTAGACGACTAACTATGTCTGTTAGGGGCACATCCAGGTACACAATTATTCCATTTTGCTTCAGATGCCACATGCTTGCATCATGCATTGGATTGGACCCAGAAAGGGAAATCACACTTCCAGATGCAGAGAAGTTTAACAcggcttttccttcctcttctaaaaATTGCTCATTACCAACATCCTGTAATTTTTCAGACACACTCATATTCCAGGTTTTTTCAAGGATATCATCATCCACATCTATGACACAACAACCTAGTTTCTGACCTATTATTCTGCCTACTgttgttttcccagcaccaggaGGTCCCATCAGGATAATATTTTTGTCTCCAAACAGAGAGTAGGTTGAATACCATGACTTCCTTAATTCTGCAAGTGCAAAAGTTCTTGAAAGAAATAGCTGTGCATGTTTATCCGTTTTAATATATAcactagaaaaatatttctggGTTATTTGTCTCAGATGCTGACGTCGGGTAAAGTGAAGCATTCTCTTTCCACTTTTCTGCCCAAGTCAACCTAAAAAAAACTGGCCTTAgtcctttttaaaacataaaaacaaaaaagacattttGTTACTAATTTCAACACTTAAAATCTTGATATTAAATACAACCACGCTCACAATATGTAACCTGTTgggacatttttaaaagtatttgaacCCAAACTTTTATATTGCTCATTATCTTCTTAATAATGTTTTCAACTCAAGACATTGAATAATCAAAACTTTCACAATTTGAAACTATAAGCGGTACAAACTTTATTTAGAATatgccatttttaaatttatttagaatatgttttttaaaaatatgtattaaatcaAATTATGTTTAGTAATGAAAATTGTTGCATGGTTTATAACCCATATAAATAAGGATTATTTGGAGTTGGAATGCTATTTACTAGCAATTCACAAAAGCTGAACAATGTTCTTTATTAATAATTTCTCTTTAGATACATGAACATGTTGGTAGACTATCATGGTATTCATCAATTTCTTAGTTACAGAATTCACAACAGGTAACTAGAATAAGACATTTGCTTATAAAATGCTTAAGTAACTTTCCAAACTATAGGGCAAAGGtatgacattttctttcttatgtgACTTTTACATACATATTATTAATCATTCCTACATATTTTTCACATTGATGGTCTTTAAAAAAGGCTAAAGTGAAAGACATAATATTAtacaaataattaagaaaaattgaTAGTCAACAGCAAGGTCAAAGGCTATGTATGTATCTATAACCTTACCTGCCTGGGACCATCACTTTTGTTTCTGTACTATAAACGTCATCAGGTGAGAGATTTAACTCAAATCCCAGACTCCAGGGTGATAGCAAAGTATCTCAGCAGTGTTTCtaaagatgagaagaaaaattGTTCTGGAATACAAAGAGGCTCAGCAATTCCCCATACTGGTCAAATCCGTCTTTGGAAATACACTCATTGTTAAGTCACAAATGAATGCCAGATCAAATTTTTAGTCATATGTAAAATGCAATTCAATTAACTGCCACAATGTTCATTTGACTACAGTAACTTTACAGACACATAGTGGAGCTTTTCACATTTCCTATGGTAGAACCCATTACAACTAAGTGATATTAAATGTTAGATGGTATGTTTAAATATGttctaaaaattttcatttactaCTATATTATCTATACTACTTAAACTGTGTTCTGATATTAAACATCTAAACTATTTTAAGCTAACACTGAATTAAATTAGAATTGTCAAGAGAAGAAATACATGTCCTTATTTGGCTTTCCAGCTTATTCATGCTGTGCTTAACTCCCACTGACTTGTAAACATAAGACACACAGCAACCATCAGATGAAGAGTTTGTTGATGTTGAGGCAAAGTCAATCTTTGCAAAAAGCAGAGTCTACTGTGGAAAAATAACTACATACAGTATCATAAAATTCCAAAAAGACTAGTCTATTATTCAAATATtcacatgaaaatacagaaaaataatgaattcacTTTTCATGTTTCcccaaatttaaatttaaaagattaagacactgtttttttccccaatatgTGTCTTATCATAGAATTTTACCAAACAGTACTGCTGGAATTTCTGCCCTCAAGCAACATAAAAGATAACATAACCAAAtaataagaaacataaaatctttcAGAATGacacataaaattttaatgatttaacTGTATGTTTAATgatcagaggaaaaaaatctgtggaCTAAAGCTGCAAGTGTCTGAATTACTCTTTTAGGTCATTTTATCTATCTGAATCACTATGTGACTTGTACATAGTAACATCTACTGTAAAAAGCACAAATGAAGCCATATCTACAGGTTTCCCTTAGCTATTTAAAAGAGTTTCTAGTAAATTCAAAACACCTATCATAGTAGCTGGCACATAAGAATATTCATATATGTAGTAATATTAATTATTGTCATTCAATGACATATAAATTGAATCAGAATAGGCACAGAGCTAAGCATATTATTTATGATTTTGCTTGTTTATAAACCTTCAGAGAAAATAGTGGTATTTATCTGTGAATTGAGAACTGTTTTGTTATATACAGTCTAATTCTTGCTCTGGAGTAAACCAATGACCAGAGAACTGTATCCCTGAATGTATCAAcaatttcttttattaaactgTACTCTGATACTGTATTTTAACACTAGCTATTTTTAGGGCCCTGTTAAACAGCCTGATTAACTTCCTATACAGAGTGTCTTCCTTTTTAGTTCCCAGTGCATAACTTTCATATGTCTCTGTTAATAATGATTGTATAATACCTGAGTAGCTGGTTTGATTTATGGACACTGGACCTTTTAAGTAATTTCCACTTTATATTGGTTGCTACAATACCTACCATCAACTCCATTAAAAGTAGAAGTCTATAACACAAACATTATAATGTGTCAACTTCACCTCATTTTGtaatcttatttttcctttgctttatataaattaaaaatagaaaattatgacAGTTCAATTTATTAGTTGATAATATCAATATTATTTCACTATAAAAATCCTCCTGAAACTGGCAGAGGGCAATTGTTAAGGGCTATCACATGTAACAGTGTGGGTagaattgtagtatttccagaatgtctcgcTTGGCTTTGGTGCGTCTGcttatcaacaggcgttcagaggtgtagAGAAGTAGCTTTTAgagcatttgcatctttcatctccatatcaatgggtaattacctgggcaacagagggcttatctgtacctgagaggtgagagagagagctggtggttgctgcttgagcaggagagagagagatgggccagagagcagttttgtaagaccctttCACCACAAAGAGCGTTTtgtggtcaatttctttggtcacactgaacccatagtgaacttgcctgggctgaaacccattatcaagacaattggcgaaagtcggcagggtacactgttgaccaagggaaaagacaggctgcccttatgggaggggtacttcagtgggctgcccctgtgaatggggaaacagtggattgtcccccaaagggtatgtggtctgagttggcttgcctcctagaggactgggccccaccccaggactggacacaagtggaggtgacacctgaggcagtaggtaTGGCTCTTAGTATAGTAAGCAgagcctttgagaagcagagtgcctgtgaggcagcaagAACTgtaggttggctgcttctcacagtcttaaaaaggtctacagaggagacccaagaaatggcggtgcgagaacgcgagctgcaaacttcagtagattccctgaggagggaagtggcattgttgcaagaggtggcacaagaatgcaagttgcagagttctgtggatgccctgaggacaGAGATGGTATTGAcgcaggaggaggcagcacgagtgCACCGGCAGCAAGaagccattggagatgagacggcagcgttgccaggtgttctgaaggagcaAGAGGCCATCAAGGGAAAAGATGAGCTCCTGAgcgaagcacaggcagaggtggcacgagaacagcAGCTGcgcagcattgagctgaaggtaagagagcttctgaagacagagATAGCATTGCTGCGagacacagtagaaaaggtaaagactgtagcagaggaggcactcaggggaggggagagaaaggtgccatcagccccagaaatggaggagctggagcaggatgaaggggtggtgcctgaggcactggtgcctcctgtattgaaagcacgcccagtggttgtaaagaaaataaagactcagcagctgaaagtttcccaaggagaggagcagccccctccccaggtcgtggagcactctatggtccgcccctatactcaggctgggctggtggatttgggctcccgatttagacagaagccctcggagtcaatatcagcttggctcctgcatctatgggacttaggggtggatggaattgttctgtcgggatcagagatgggaaagctgtcttccctgacagtgaagcctgccttgaggcagtgattacaaaatgcacatcagaccccagggagtcaccctctcctcgattggcttatggctgcacttcgtgctgtgtggcccaatcagcaTGATCTGCCATCCTTTCCTGTTAGATGGCacacatatgctgagctccaataggtgctacaagagctaggcataagaaatgccatctaatCACTAATGGGCTGggttggagccaagatggcagcatgagtagagcagcagaaatctcctcccaaaaccacatatatttttgaaaatacaacaaatacaactctttctaaaagagagaccagaagacacaggacaacgtccagactacatccacacctgcaagaacccagtgcctcgtgaagggggtaagatacaagtcacagcccggcaggacccgagacccctcaccccagctcccggctggaggagaggagttggagcggggagggagagggagcccaggactgctaaacacccagccctggccatccgcaccagagcgcagacacagtgcatgcgtggggtgctggaaactagggaaacaggacagtaaaacctgtgagtgggtccccacagccggcagccctgagacaaagaaaagtgagtgctttttgaaagtcttaaagggacagggaccgcacAGATGGACGGAAGCATCttaggacacttagcccagcagctgggaatcccggggaactctgggcactctaaccccctgagaagcagggcagcttggaggcccctcacagtgataaacagcctcccagccatttcccctATGAAGCGGCTCCGCcgtatcggagcagcagcctgaggcaggtcacgCTCACAGCAAACAAGGAGCAAAACACCATAGCgaccaggcaagaatcagaagccccgtctgtgtgcagctgcccagcacaagctgctataggtcgctgttctccaaggagaggaaggccacaaaccaacaagaagggaagttctctcTGCCGTCACTTgcaccagctccacaaactatctctattgccatgaaaaggcagaaaaatttcatacagagcaaaatcacaacccttgagaaggagatagacctaaccagtcttcctgaaaaagaattcaaaataaaaatcataaacatgctaacggAGCTGCAgggaaatatacaagagctaagggatgacgtccggagggagattacagaagtgaaacaatctctggaaggatttataagcagaatggataagatgaaagaggccgttgatggaatagaaaccagagaacaggaacgcatagaagctgacgcagagagagataaaaggatttgtaggaatgaaacaatattaagagaactgtgtgaccaatccaaaggaacaatatctgcattatacgggtaccagaagaagagagagaaaaagggatagaaagtgtctttgaagaaataattgctgaaaacttccccaaactgggggaggaaatagcctctcagaccacagaagcacacagaactcccaacagaagggacccaaagaggacaacacaaagacacataataattaaaatggcaaagatcaagaacaaggacagagtattaaaggcagacagagaaaaaaaaaaaggtcaccaacaaaggaaaacccaccaggctattgtcagacttctcaacagaaaacttacaggccagaagagaatggcatgatatatttaatgcaatgaaacagaagggccttgaaccaaggatactatattcagcacgattatcatttaaatatgaaggagagattaaacaattcccagacaagcaaaagttgagggaatttgcctcccacaaaccacctctacagggtattttagagggactgctctagatgggagcactcctaaaaagagcacagaacaaaatgcccaacatatgaagaatggaggaggaggaataagaagggagagaaataatcatcagactatgtttataatagctcaataagtgagttaagttagacagtaaggtagtaaagaagctaaccttgaacctttggtaaccacgaatctaaagcctgcaatggcaataagtacctatctttcaataatcaccctaaatgtaaatggactgaatgcaccaatccaaagacacagactaaaagcttggataaaaaagcaagacccatctatatgcttcttacaagagactcacctcaaacccaaagaaatgcacagattaaaagtgaagggatggaaaaaagatatttcatgcaaacaaccgGGAGAAAAAAGcgggtgttgcaatactagtatcagacaaaatagacttcaaaacaaagaaagtaacaagagataaagaaggacactacataataataaaggactcagtccaacaagaggatataaccattataaacatatatgcacccaatacaggagcaccaatatatgtgaaacaaatactaacagaattaaagaaggaaatagaatgcaatgcattctttccaggagacttcaaaacaccactcactccaaaggacagatccaccagacagaaaataattaaggacacagaggcactgaacaacacactagaacagatggacctaatagacatctatagaactctacatccaaaagcaacagaatacacattcttctcaagtgcacatggaacattctccagaatagaccacatactagggcacaaaaagtctcagtaaattccaaaagactgaaatcctaccaaccaacttttcagaccacaaaggcataaaactagaaataaattgtacaaagaaagcaaaaaggctcacaaacacatggaggcttaacatgctcctaaataaccaatggatcaatgaccaaattaaaatggagatccagcaatacatggaaacaaatgacaacaacaacacaaagccccaacttctgtgggacgcagcaaaagcagtcttaagaggaaagtatatagcaatcaggcatatttaaagaaggaagaacaatcccaaatgaatagtctaatgtcacaattattgaaattggaaaaagaagaacaaatgaggcctaaagtcagcagaaggagggacatagtaaagatcagagaagaaataaacaaaattgagaagaataaaacaatagaaaaaaatcaatgaaaccaagagctggttctttgagaaaatgaacaaaatagataagcctctagccagacttattaagaggaaaagacagtcaacacaaatcaacagaatcagaaacgagaaaggaaaaatcatgacggaccccatagaaatacaaagaattattagagaatactatgaaaacctatatgctaacaagctgggaaacctaggagaaatggacaacttcctagaaaaatacaaccttccaagactgacccagaaagaaacagaaaatctaaacagaccaattaccagcaacgaaattgaagcagtaaccaaaaaactacccaagaacaaaaccccgggaccagatggatttacctcggaattttatcagacataaagagaagacataatacccattctccttaaaattttcaaaaaacagaagaggagggaatactccaaaactcattta
It encodes the following:
- the THNSL1 gene encoding threonine synthase-like 1; its protein translation is MLHFTRRQHLRQITQKYFSSVYIKTDKHAQLFLSRTFALAELRKSWYSTYSLFGDKNIILMGPPGAGKTTVGRIIGQKLGCCVIDVDDDILEKTWNMSVSEKLQDVGNEQFLEEEGKAVLNFSASGSVISLSGSNPMHDASMWHLKQNGIIVYLDVPLTDIVSRLKLMKIDRIVGQNSETSMKDLLKFRRQYYKKWYDTRVFCESGASTEEVADKVLDSVKRYQDVDSETFISTRHISPKNCEQKVSTKFFSEAVIEGLASDGGLFVPEKEFPKLNCREWKGLVGATYVERAQILLEKCIHPADIPAATLGEMIETAYGENFACSKIAPVRHLSGNQFILELFHGPTGSFKDLSLQLMPHLFAYCIPPSCNYMILVATSGDTGSAVLNGFSHLSKNDKQRIAVATFFPENGLSDFQKAQIIGSQKENGWAVGVKSDFDFCQTALKRIFKDSDFTGFLTVEYGTILSSANSMNWGRLLPQVVYHASAYLDLVSQGFISFGSPVDVCIPTGNFGNILAAVYAKMMGIPIRKFICASNQNHVLTDFIKTGHYDLRERKLAQTFSPAIDILKSSNLERHLHLMANNDGQLMTKLFNQLEEQHHFQIEKKLVEKLQHDFVAGWCSEAECLAAIHSTYNTSGYILDPHTAVAKVVADRMQDKTCPVIVSSTAHYSKFAPAIMQAFQIKEINHTSLSQLYLLSSYNALPPPHEALLERTKQQEKMEYQVCEADENVMKSHVEKLILNWFL